One window from the genome of Garra rufa chromosome 1, GarRuf1.0, whole genome shotgun sequence encodes:
- the LOC141320309 gene encoding uncharacterized protein → MAFVDEDSEDFWIQERVHIKQEDTEEQTDMTALKEESQEMNAAEEMSIKTENTSSGNATQGCLEPYICGQCGKSFRCKKHIYQHMRVHSKKIVCQSERCKMVFPDWKQLKQHVKTHIRKTKPFMCLYCGKNWRKQGHLTVHVRVHTKVKPFACKLCGKRFAQKSSVPVHMRTHTGEKPFICLKCGKAFVVNASLKEHMRTHTGEKPFPCELCEKRYSKKQILQVHMRTHTGEKPYKCLWCKESFFYQRKFKNHLRTHSVSQVGLVTTEKI, encoded by the exons ATGGCTTTTGTTGATGAGGACAGTGAAGACTTCTGGATTCAAGAAAGAGTTCATATCAAACAAgaagacactgaggaacaaacag ACATGacggcactgaaagaggagagtcaagaaatgAATGCAGCAGAAGAGATGTCCATAAAGACTGAAAATACTTCCTCAGGAAATGCCACTCAAGGATGTCTTGAGCCTTAcatatgtggtcagtgtggaaagagtttcagatgcaaaaaacacatttatcagcacatgagagttcactctaaAAAGATCGTATGTCAAAGTGAAAGATGCAAAATGGTTTTCCCAGACTGGAAACAGCTTAAGCAACATGTCAAAACTCACATCAGAAAAACAAAGCCTTTCATGTGCCTTTACTGTGGAAAGAATTGGAGGAAGCAAGGACACCTCACGGTTCACGTGAGAGTTCACACCAAAGTAAAGCCTTTCGCCTgtaaactgtgtggaaagagatttgcTCAAAAATCAAGCGTTCcagtccacatgagaactcacacgggagagaagcctttcatttgCTTGAAGTGTGGAAAGGCTTTTGTCGTAAACGCAAGTCTTAAAgaacacatgagaactcacactggagagaagcctttcccgTGTGAACTGTGTGAAAAGAGATATTCCAAAAAACAAATCCTTcaagtccacatgagaactcacactggagaaaaaccttacaaatGTCTTTGGTGTAAAGagagttttttctatcaaagaaaatttaaaaatcatttgCGAACTCATTCTGTGTCACAAGTAGGGCTGGTAACTACCGAAAAAATTTAA